The Prinia subflava isolate CZ2003 ecotype Zambia chromosome 15, Cam_Psub_1.2, whole genome shotgun sequence genome contains a region encoding:
- the NEIL1 gene encoding endonuclease 8-like 1 isoform X2 — protein sequence MGVRTSRGAANGSAGRPRRSQWGRAVPAGRGGGLGLCAGAAAMPECPELHLAGRFINGACGALVFAGGVERSAVGRGPEVPFRSEAYSISAVARGKELRLRLSALDPAAGPPAQDLVFRFGMSGSFRLSPAAELPRHAHLRFLTRESPPRALCFVDPRRFGSWRLGDAWQPERGPCVVSEYQAFRENVLKNLDDRAFDKPICEALLNQKYFNGIGNYLRAEILFRLKIPPFEKARTVLEALKEQEQERRKKDPSLTLSKKVKLKQENPDLLELCHSVPMEVITAEKPLLDPEQPGDYAAFKNWLRCYLVPGMSSLRDRNGRTIWFQGEPGPMAPKGQRPRKTPRKKSPQLKAEPEALSPKPRSPHVP from the exons ATGGGAGTGCGCACATCCCGCGGCGCAGCCAATGGGAGCGCGGGCCGCCCGCGGCGCAGCCAATGGGGGCGGGCCGTGCCTGCGGGCCGTGGCGGCGGGCTCGGGCTGTGCGCTGGGGCCGCGGCCATGCCCGAGTGCCCGGAGCTGCACCTGGCCGGGCGCTTCATCAACGGGGCGTGCGGGGCGCTGGTGTTCGCGGGCGGCGTGGAGCGCTCGGCCGTGGGCCGCGGGCCGGAGGTGCCCTTCCGCAGCGAGGCCTACAGCATCTCGGCCGTCGCCCGCGGCAAGGAGCTGCGGCTGAGGCTGAGCGCGCTGGaccccgccgccggccccccCGCGCAGGACCTGGTGTTCCGCTTCGGCATGTCGGGGTCGTTCCGGCTGAGCCCCGCCGCCGAGCTGCCCCGCCATGCCCACCTGCGCTTCCTCACCCGCGAGAGCCCCCCCCGCGCCCTCTGCTTCGTCGACCCCCGGCGCTTCGGCTCCTGGCGCCTGGGGGACGCGTGGCAGCCGGAACGCGGGCCCTGCGTGGTCTCCGAGTACCAGGCCTTCAG GGAGAATGTGCTGAAGAACCTGGATGACAGGGCTTTTGACAAGCCCATCTGTGAGGCCCTCTtaaaccagaaatatttcaatGGAATTGGGAATTACCTGCGTGCTGAGATCCTGTTCAG GTTGAAGATCCCTCCCTTTGAAAAAGCTCGGACCGTGCTGGAGGCcctgaaggagcaggagcaggagaggaggaagaag GATCCTTCCCTGACGCTGAGCAAGAAGGTGAAGCTGAAGCAGGAGAACCCAgatctcctggagctgtgccactCTGTGCCCATGGAGGTCATCACGGCAG AGAAGCCGCTCTTGGACCCCGAGCAGCCGGGTGATTATGCTGCCTTCAAGAACTGGCTGCGGTGTTACTTGGTGCCTGGCATGAGCTCCCTGCGTGACCGCAATGGCAGAACCATATGGTTCCAG GGAGAGCCTGGCCCCATGGCTCCCAAAG GGCAGAGACCCCGCAAGACGCCCCGCAAGAAGAGCCCTCAGCTGAAGGCAGAGCCCGAGGCCCTGAGCCCCAAG CCCAGGTCACCCCACGTGCCTTGA
- the COMMD4 gene encoding COMM domain-containing protein 4, with amino-acid sequence MRFRFCGDLDCPDWVLAEISTLAKISSVKLKLICAQVLRDLLGEAIEYDKILKLTSDAKLESGDVKATIAVLSFILSSAAKHNVDSESLSSELQQLGLPKEHASGLCRSYEEKQSPLQDRLRACSLRLSQLGSVRWRVDYTLSSSELQEVNEPVVHLTFNMWDKECGRMTAVPVTLSANKFWVLLAELKQAQTLMNTLL; translated from the exons CGGTTCCGCTTCTGCGGGGACTTGGACTGCCCCGACTGGGTGCTGGCCGAGATCAGCACCCTGGCCAAAATA TCCTCGGTGAAGCTGAAGCTGATCTGCGCCCAAGTGCTGCGGGACCTGTTGGGGGAGGCCATCGAG TATGACAAGATCCTGAAGCTGACCTCAGATGCAAAGTTAG AGTCGGGGGATGTGAAGGCGACCATCGCTGTCCTCAGCTTCATCCTCTCCAGTGCGGCCAAGCACAATGTAGACAGTGAGTCTCTGTCaagtgagctgcagcagctgggactgCCCAAAG AGCATGCCAGCGGGTTGTGCCGTTCCTACGAGGAGAAGCAGAGCCCCCTCCAGGACAGGCTCCGGGCCTGCAGCCTGCGGT TGAGCCAGCTGGGCTCCGTGCGCTGGCGCGTGGATTACACCCTCAGCTCCAGCGAGCTGCAGGAGGTCAATGAGCCCGTGGTGCACCTCACCTTCAACATGTGGGACAAGGAGTGTGGGAGGATGACGGCTGTCCCCGTGACGCTCTCTGCTAACAAgttctgggtgctgctggcag agctgaagcAGGCCCAGACCCTGATGAACACCCTTCTCTGA
- the NEIL1 gene encoding endonuclease 8-like 1 isoform X1 codes for MGVRTSRGAANGSAGRPRRSQWGRAVPAGRGGGLGLCAGAAAMPECPELHLAGRFINGACGALVFAGGVERSAVGRGPEVPFRSEAYSISAVARGKELRLRLSALDPAAGPPAQDLVFRFGMSGSFRLSPAAELPRHAHLRFLTRESPPRALCFVDPRRFGSWRLGDAWQPERGPCVVSEYQAFRENVLKNLDDRAFDKPICEALLNQKYFNGIGNYLRAEILFRLKIPPFEKARTVLEALKEQEQERRKKDPSLTLSKKVKLKQENPDLLELCHSVPMEVITAEKPLLDPEQPGDYAAFKNWLRCYLVPGMSSLRDRNGRTIWFQGEPGPMAPKGQRPRKTPRKKSPQLKAEPEALSPKVTPRALKQRRRAAAKALKSEEEEEEKGEEADRPGKGRARGKRKVTAAPALPEEPPGVRRSRRISARTGKGAAPAV; via the exons ATGGGAGTGCGCACATCCCGCGGCGCAGCCAATGGGAGCGCGGGCCGCCCGCGGCGCAGCCAATGGGGGCGGGCCGTGCCTGCGGGCCGTGGCGGCGGGCTCGGGCTGTGCGCTGGGGCCGCGGCCATGCCCGAGTGCCCGGAGCTGCACCTGGCCGGGCGCTTCATCAACGGGGCGTGCGGGGCGCTGGTGTTCGCGGGCGGCGTGGAGCGCTCGGCCGTGGGCCGCGGGCCGGAGGTGCCCTTCCGCAGCGAGGCCTACAGCATCTCGGCCGTCGCCCGCGGCAAGGAGCTGCGGCTGAGGCTGAGCGCGCTGGaccccgccgccggccccccCGCGCAGGACCTGGTGTTCCGCTTCGGCATGTCGGGGTCGTTCCGGCTGAGCCCCGCCGCCGAGCTGCCCCGCCATGCCCACCTGCGCTTCCTCACCCGCGAGAGCCCCCCCCGCGCCCTCTGCTTCGTCGACCCCCGGCGCTTCGGCTCCTGGCGCCTGGGGGACGCGTGGCAGCCGGAACGCGGGCCCTGCGTGGTCTCCGAGTACCAGGCCTTCAG GGAGAATGTGCTGAAGAACCTGGATGACAGGGCTTTTGACAAGCCCATCTGTGAGGCCCTCTtaaaccagaaatatttcaatGGAATTGGGAATTACCTGCGTGCTGAGATCCTGTTCAG GTTGAAGATCCCTCCCTTTGAAAAAGCTCGGACCGTGCTGGAGGCcctgaaggagcaggagcaggagaggaggaagaag GATCCTTCCCTGACGCTGAGCAAGAAGGTGAAGCTGAAGCAGGAGAACCCAgatctcctggagctgtgccactCTGTGCCCATGGAGGTCATCACGGCAG AGAAGCCGCTCTTGGACCCCGAGCAGCCGGGTGATTATGCTGCCTTCAAGAACTGGCTGCGGTGTTACTTGGTGCCTGGCATGAGCTCCCTGCGTGACCGCAATGGCAGAACCATATGGTTCCAG GGAGAGCCTGGCCCCATGGCTCCCAAAG GGCAGAGACCCCGCAAGACGCCCCGCAAGAAGAGCCCTCAGCTGAAGGCAGAGCCCGAGGCCCTGAGCCCCAAG GTCACCCCACGTGCCTTGAAGCAGCGCCGCAGGGCTGCAGCGAAGGCCCTGAagtcagaggaggaggaggaggagaagggagaggaggctGACAGGCCAGGGAAGGGCCGTGCTCGTGGGAAGAGGAAGGTgactgctgctccagccttgcCTGAGGAGCCTCCAGGTGTCAGAAGAAGCCGCCGGATTTCTGCTCGCACGGGCAAAG GTGCAGCCCCTGCCGTGTGA